Proteins co-encoded in one Yamadazyma tenuis chromosome 1, complete sequence genomic window:
- the FAD1 gene encoding 3'-phosphoadenosine 5'-phosphosulfate sulfotransferase (EggNog:ENOG503NYKZ; COG:E,H) produces the protein MSNTFYDRCKEAHELVSGYLTDSLPWGNVPPSRANYVFNPQIRAENKAKITRSAQVLRACLTKYNLNQLAISYNGGKDCLVMLLIFLYAIYERSLQVEQLDPTTLPANDQFFTKKYLQTHRMDSIYINSEDPFEEVSQFISTSTKHYNLNPISIKSSLKDGFEQYLNGHPDIKAIIVGIRHSDPYGSSLSYEQETDHQWPKFIRVHPILHWNYVDIWDFIIGCNLDYCVLYDRGYTSLGGVKTTVPNPVLVHGGESAPAYAMTEDADDRERLGRNKAPQ, from the coding sequence ATGTCTAACACTTTCTATGACCGATGCAAAGAGGCCCACGAGCTCGTGTCTGGCTACCTAACAGATTCGCTTCCATGGGGGAACGTTCCGCCCCTGCGGGCCAACTATGTTTTCAATCCACAGATTCGGGCTGAAAACAAAGCTAAAATCACAAGATCTGCTCAGGTGTTGAGGGCTTGTTTGACAAAATATAACCTCAACCAATTGGCCATAAGCTATAATGGTGGCAAGGACTGTCTTGTGATGCTATTGATTTTCCTCTACGCCATCTATGAACGGAGCTTACAAGTGGAACAACTAGATCCTACCACCCTTCCGGCCAACGACCAGTTCTTTACCAAGAAGTATTTACAAACACATCGAATGGACTCGATCTATATCAATAGCGAAGACCCGTTCGAGGAAGTGTCGCAGTTCATCTCCACGTCCACAAAACACTACAATTTAAACCCAATCAGCATCAAGAGTTCACTTAAAGACGGGTTTGAGCAGTACTTGAATGGCCATCCAGATATAAAAGCGATTATTGTTGGAATCCGGCATTCTGACCCATACGGATCATCTCTACTGTACGAACAAGAAACTGACCACCAGTGGCCCAAGTTTATTCGGGTGCATCCCATTTTGCACTGGAACTATGTGGACATTTGGGACTTTATTATTGGGTGCAACTTGGACTACTGCGTGTTGTACGACAGAGGATACACTAGTCTTGGAGGCGTGAAAACCACCGTACCAAATCCCGTGTTGGTTCATGGAGGAGAATCGGCCCCGGCTTATGCCATGACTGAAGATGCAGATGATCGTGAACGATTGGGAAGAAACAAAGCTCCACAGTAG
- the RTG1 gene encoding retrograde regulation protein 1 (EggNog:ENOG503P3U9; COG:K), translating into MPRDDFLSPDNFSDSSSTSPIPSINFKGESKQSDLVSNSVDIKRQLSQSLGGGVSHGGISKPSSRRGSLVPIRSNDSNSDGGEQDDGDDDGHDRKRRDNINDKIQELLTLVPEDLFKDTGVSKDPDDELMRNSGTKDGKPNKGQILTKSVEYIQYLQNQIDENNRKEVELLLKLKSLGVSTSGSSGRDGSIGHTSAEVALGKIGVGPLSTDYFKKVLVASANANKSQRRGS; encoded by the coding sequence ATGCCTAGAGACGACTTTCTAAGTCCTGACAACTTCAGCGATAGCCTGTCAACGTCGCCCATCCCttctatcaacttcaagggTGAGTCTAAGCAGTCTGACTTGGTGTCCAATTCCGTCGACATCAAGCGTCAATTGTCCCAGTCTTTGGGAGGGGGAGTGAGCCACGGAGGTATTTCCAAACCCCTGAGCAGACGTGGCTCCTTGGTCCCCATACGGCTGAACGACAGCAACTCGGACGGTGGTGAGCAGGacgatggtgatgatgatggcCATGACCGAAAACGAAGAGAcaatatcaatgataagATACAAGAACTTTTGACGCTTGTACCCGAAGACTTATTTAAGGACACCGGGGTTAGTAAAGACCCAGACGACGAGTTGATGAGGAACAGCGGGACCAAAGATGGGAAGCCCAATAAAGGACAGATATTAACCAAGTCGGTGGAATACATCCAGTACTTACAGAATCAAATTGATGAGAATAATAGAAAAGAGGTGGAGTTGCTTCTaaagttgaagagcttgGGGGTATCGACGTCGGGGTCGTCGGGAAGAGACGGCTCGATTGGTCATACTAGTGCCGAGGTGGCATTGGGCAAAATTGGCGTGGGACCACTAAGTACCGACTATTTCAAGAAGGTGTTAGTTGCGAGTGCAAATGCCAATAAGTCCCAGAGAAGGGGCAGTTAG
- the SIR2 gene encoding NAD-dependent histone deacetylase sir2 (COG:B,K; EggNog:ENOG503NU55), with protein sequence MADPVQDIVLIESDQESEIDSNTRLNLYNKRVANDQLLNDGKRLATKPFASTSDSDATSSSIDKSAPPPVSPISSSADEPPPETSNLSDEHVNGGYDDSDALAQTSSSESSEDLSDEEDEILHSRQLTEEATDSQVFEARAFLKANGSMAFVRAYLPKTANIDDIRRAIGILGFNVNPGQFASPSFAGMINALRISIHKVLRQRSRLQTFYSIDHVLEKIKSSNRILVITGAGISTSLGIPDFRSSKGFYSQLGALGLSDPQEVFDLDFFRQDPSIFYSIAHMILPPTGAFTPLHEFIKLLESKNKLLRNYTQNIDNLEENVGLSHSKVVQCHGSFANATCMTCKYKVPLEAIRKDILKKTPSLCPRCEKKRKKLEESDSYFEESYGVFKPDITFFHEKLPERFHDLIKQDILECDLLISIGTSLEVAPVADIVKRLPGTVPQVLINKTPILHNEFDVSLLGCCDDVASFLCMKLGWELEHKDFNSILGSQGDNLEIRTLNEYRGLYSVTNLASQQAETDQES encoded by the coding sequence ATGGCGGACCCCGTCCAGGATATAGTTCTTATAGAGTCGGACCAGGAGTCTGAAATTGATTCCAACACCCGTCTCAATCTCTACAATAAGCGCGTGGCTAATGACCAGCTTTTGAACGATGGAAAACGCCTCGCCACAAAGCCGTTTGCCAGTACTTCCGACTCAGATGCCACCCTGAGCAGTATCGATAAATCTGCACCACCACCCGTGTCGCCGATCTCCTCCAGCGCCGACGAACCGCCCCCTGAAACTTCCAACTTGAGTGACGAACATGTCAATGGTGGCTACGACGATTCGGATGCGCTTGCCCAAACTAGCTCTTCAGAGCTGTCTGAAGACCTCTctgacgaagaagacgagATACTACATCTGCGGCAATTGACTGAAGAAGCCACCGATCTGCAGGTGTTCGAGGCTCGTGCGTTCCTTAAGGCCAACGGCTCCATGGCGTTTGTACGAGCCTATTTACCAAAAACCGCTAATATTGACGATATCCGCCGGGCCATAGGCATCTTGGGATTCAACGTTAACCCTGGCCAGTTTGCGTCGCCTTCTTTCGCTGGAATGATCAACGCGCTTCGGATCTCGATACACAAGGTGTTGAGACAACGAAGCCGGTTGCAGACCTTCTATTCCATTGACCATGTTCTCGAGAAGATTAAGAGCTCTAATCGGATTTTGGTGATCACAGGAGCAGGAATCTCCACCAGTTTAGGAATCCCCGATTTCCGGTCTTCCAAAGGGTTTTATTCGCAGTTGGGGGCGTTGGGATTAAGTGATCCCCAAGAAgtgtttgacttggatttTTTCCGTCAAGACCCTTCGATTTTTTATTCGATTGCGCATATGATTCTCCCTCCTACCGGTGCCTTCACACCGTTGCACgaattcatcaaacttcttgaatcCAAAAACAAGCTACTTCGAAACTACACGCAGAACATCGACAACCTCGAGGAAAACGTTGGGCTTTCCCATTCAAAAGTGGTACAATGCCATGGCTCATTTGCCAATGCTACCTGTATGACTTGTAAGTACAAAGTGCCATTGGAAGCAATTCGGaaagatatcttgaagaaaactccGAGTCTCTGCCCTCGTTGtgagaagaaaagaaagaagcttgaagagTCAGATTCATATTTCGAAGAAAGCTATGGGGTATTCAAACCCGATATAACGTTTTTCCACGAAAAGCTTCCCGAAAGATTCCACGATTTGATCAAGCAAGATATCCTCGAGTGTGATTTGTTGATAAGTATTGGCACATCACTTGAAGTGGCTCCAGTGGCTGATATAGTCAAGAGGCTCCCAGGAACCGTTCCGCaggtgttgatcaacaagacGCCGATTTTGCACAACGAGTTCGACGTGTCGCTCCTCGGCTGCTGCGACGATGTGGCTAGCTTTTTGTGCATGAAGCTTGGATGGGAACTTGAGCACAAGGATTTCAACTCCATATTAGGGTCGCAGGGcgacaacttggaaatcagAACTCTTAACGAGTATCGCGGCCTCTACTCAGTCACAAACCTTGCTTCTCAGCAGGCTGAAACGGATCAAGAGTCTTAA